From Cyanobacteria bacterium QS_8_64_29:
AACATGAGCCTGGCCTGCTTATAACTGAATACGTCACGAAGGCATTTGCCCCTGATCGGAATGCTCCCGGTATTGCCCGCTACTGGCGCTGGTTGCCAAGCTTCCAGATCTCTAGTAGTTCCTGCATCCCTATTACCTACCAAAGCGAGAGATTAAATCGAGCCTTAGGACTCCCCAATTTATGGATTGCATTTAGTGGTTACTGGCCAGAACGGGGAAGCGAATTTGCAACAGGGACGTTTAAAGAGCTTGAAGCTCGCTCGGTTGTTGCGCGCGTACCGCACCTAACGGAAACGTTAGTTGTTGCTTCAGCCGGCAGTACTGCGGCGGCATTTGCGCATGTCTGCTCGCAGCAAAAACTATCTTGCTTAATTATCGTACCAGCGCGCGGACTTGCCCGCATGCGCTTATTCGAACCGCTTCATCCGTGCGTGCGGGTTATCTCGCTGACGGGAAGAGCGGATTATAGCGATGCCATCTCGTTAGCTGAGCGACTCTCACAGTTGGATGGATTCATCCTAGAAGGCGGCGTTAAAAATGTCGGACGCCGCGATGGGATCGGCACAATACTGCTTAGTGCTGTTGAGGCAATCGGACACCTACCCGATTGCTACTTTCAGGCGATTGGTAGCGGTGCGGGAGGAATTGCAACTTACGAGATGTCTCAACGCTTGATTGGTGACGGTCGGTTCGGTCGTAGGGTACCGCAGTTGATGTTGAGCCAAAATCTACCCTTTGCTCCGATCTATAGGGCTTGGAAAGGC
This genomic window contains:
- a CDS encoding cysteate synthase produces the protein MSQHYQLKCSVCGYTFADDGISLACPREHEPGLLITEYVTKAFAPDRNAPGIARYWRWLPSFQISSSSCIPITYQSERLNRALGLPNLWIAFSGYWPERGSEFATGTFKELEARSVVARVPHLTETLVVASAGSTAAAFAHVCSQQKLSCLIIVPARGLARMRLFEPLHPCVRVISLTGRADYSDAISLAERLSQLDGFILEGGVKNVGRRDGIGTILLSAVEAIGHLPDCYFQAIGSGAGGIATYEMSQRLIGDGRFGRRVPQLMLSQNLPFAPIYRAWKGQSPTLDKENVEMAKQQAKQIVADVLSNRQPPYAIRGGIVDVLTASDGNMLAATNRAACRALNWFHRCEGIDIDPAAGVALASLIDAASQGKLNRDATILLHLTGGGFSYRQARSPLDLVKPTLELDVSDIGTERSLEQITALFS